The Anastrepha ludens isolate Willacy chromosome 2, idAnaLude1.1, whole genome shotgun sequence genome contains a region encoding:
- the LOC128855019 gene encoding homeobox protein Nkx-2.5-like, which translates to MAELIGMNPATLNIFSTRPNAKKKRKSRTAFTNHQIFELEKRFLYQKYLSPADRDEIAAALSLSNAQVITWFQNRRAKLKRDMEELKKDVESVKQLPDQSADINSHQYQSACRQRLQQHQQHLMATLNNHHNLAHHLLPISPLSCLQSQSPTQHPHQQQQLGQYQHKHMSNLSQMQSMSPMKLQSATEASAAHAMATTAKKRDRTAAQPPMVAHFRQGCNNSTVAEDKKELKMLKMMTLMYYTSRAQADAASAEGIAVCAETVGKGNSNGNGSNNCGIHVDRTPCKFNGN; encoded by the exons atCCTGCCACACTTAACATCTTTTCGACGCGACCAAATGCCAAGAAAAAACGTAAATCGCGCACAGCGTTTACCAATCATCAAATCTTTGAGCTCGAGAAACGTTTCCTCTACCAAAAGTATTTATCACCCGCCGATCGTGATGAAATTGCAGCGGCCCTAAGTCTATCCAATGCTCAG GTGATCACTTGGTTCCAGAACCGACGAGCCAAATTGAAGCGTGACATGGAGGAGCTGAAGAAGGACGTTGAGAGCGTGAAACAATT ACCCGACCAGTCAGCAGATATCAACAGCCACCAATACCAGTCGGCGTGCCGCCAGCGCCTacagcaacatcaacaacacCTAATGGCCACGCTCAACAACCACCACAATTTGGCGCACCACTTGCTCCCAATATCGCCTTTATCCTGCCTGCAATCACAGTCACCCACACAACACCCGCATCAGCAACAGCAATTAGGTCAATACCAGCACAAACACATGAGCAACTTGAGCCAAATGCAATCAATGTCTCCAATGAAATTGCAGTCAGCAACAGAAGCGTCAGCAGCGCACGCCATGGCAACTACAGCGAAGAAGCGAGATCGAACAGCCGCACAGCCACCGATGGTGGCGCATTTCAGACAAGGCTGCAACAACTCAACAGTAGCCGAGGATAAGAAAGAGCTGAAAATGCTAAAAATGATGACACTGATGTACTACACCAGTCGCGCACAGGCCGATGCTGCATCTGCGGAGGGCATCGCAGTATGTGCCGAAACAGTTGGTAAGGGCAACAGCAACGGCAACGGCAGCAACAACTGTGGCATACATGTCGACCGCACGCCGTGCAAATTCAATGGCAATTAG